The Terriglobia bacterium genome includes a window with the following:
- a CDS encoding aminopeptidase has product MISTTALAEGQFAHVPEFKKKLNRLAEVAVHVGLGLGAGQQLVMTAMLDAVPLVRLITEHAYKAGATLVTTLLGDEESTLLRYRHAPDASFDVAASWLYEGMAQAYRSGAARLAIAGGNPALLSGEDPEKVSRANRATSKAYRPAMELITRHDINWTIVSCATPAWAAAVFPGLPQDQAVSRLWEAIFAASRADQPDPVAAWKAHDAKLHAWADRMNQRRYAALHFKGPGTDLKVGLADDHLWLGGGTMAGNGRYCVPNMPTEEVFTTPHKDRVEGHVASTKPLSHQGTMIEGIAVRFEAGRIVEAHAERGEQVLQRMIDTDDGAGRLGEVSLVPHSSPIASSGLLFKNTLFDENAACHIALGQAYSNCVKNGNELSPEGLAARGANDSIIHVDWMIGSNRIDVDGLTADGRAEPVMRRGEWV; this is encoded by the coding sequence ATGATATCGACAACTGCATTAGCTGAAGGGCAGTTTGCCCACGTACCTGAATTTAAAAAGAAACTCAACCGTCTGGCAGAAGTTGCGGTCCATGTTGGACTGGGGCTCGGCGCCGGGCAGCAACTTGTGATGACGGCCATGCTCGATGCCGTGCCTCTGGTTCGGCTCATTACGGAACACGCCTATAAAGCCGGGGCAACACTGGTAACTACGCTTCTTGGAGACGAAGAATCCACGCTGTTGCGCTATCGACATGCGCCGGACGCCAGTTTTGACGTGGCAGCTTCCTGGCTCTATGAAGGGATGGCCCAGGCTTACCGCAGCGGTGCGGCGAGGCTGGCCATTGCCGGAGGCAACCCCGCCTTGCTGTCCGGAGAAGATCCGGAAAAGGTGAGCCGCGCCAATCGCGCGACCTCCAAGGCGTACCGGCCGGCGATGGAATTGATCACGAGGCACGACATCAATTGGACGATCGTTTCCTGTGCTACTCCGGCGTGGGCGGCGGCTGTATTTCCCGGCCTCCCGCAGGACCAAGCCGTAAGCCGGCTGTGGGAGGCAATCTTTGCCGCTTCACGCGCTGACCAACCCGACCCTGTTGCTGCTTGGAAAGCGCATGACGCGAAGCTGCACGCCTGGGCCGACCGCATGAACCAGAGACGCTACGCGGCCTTGCATTTCAAGGGGCCGGGTACGGATTTGAAGGTAGGTCTTGCCGACGACCATCTGTGGTTGGGTGGAGGCACTATGGCCGGTAACGGCCGCTACTGTGTTCCCAACATGCCCACAGAAGAGGTTTTTACCACGCCGCATAAAGACCGCGTGGAAGGGCACGTGGCCAGCACCAAACCGCTCTCACACCAGGGCACGATGATTGAAGGTATCGCCGTGCGTTTCGAGGCTGGCCGAATTGTCGAAGCTCATGCTGAGCGCGGGGAACAGGTGTTACAGCGCATGATTGACACCGATGACGGTGCGGGGCGTCTGGGCGAAGTCTCCCTGGTGCCGCACTCCTCGCCGATTGCTTCGAGCGGATTGCTGTTTAAGAATACGCTTTTCGATGAAAATGCCGCCTGTCACATTGCGCTGGGACAGGCCTACAGCAATTGCGTGAAGAACGGCAATGAATTGAGCCCGGAAGGACTGGCAGCACGCGGCGCGAATGACAGTATTATCCACGTGGACTGGATGATCGGATCGAACAGGATTGATGTGGACGGTCTCACCGCCGACGGCAGGGCCGAACCGGTAATGCGCCGGGGGGAGTGGGTTTAG
- a CDS encoding twin-arginine translocation signal domain-containing protein — MARRINRRSFLKKSSGAALGATAASLLGPSRAAGAAENSFHSSWPQQAERPWAGPEYWTNPLQDWRIRDGRLECVGAGGDRNVFLLTHEVSSREGSLAMGVRLGRLESSERQEEGFAGFRVGIKSFVDDYRARAIHGRGMNAGVTAEGQLFIGEVEQSAQRVPLDQELRLSFEARPSGSRYTVTLGAEDAKGKKLAQIARQVPGEWLEGGVALVSSYGKVEPTPKPLGKLTGYAFYPPGQGRGGSVRFWFTDWTLGGTKVDAHEDRTFGPVLFALYTVSRGVLKLSAQCPPMGNAPTEMRLEIRNGGSRWKTIATAELDPDAWNAVFRVASWDDSKDHAYRLLYAMPDASGKLQQHTYEGTIRRNPQGQNEITVGLLTCVWDMGFPHSEFVEYLGWHKPDILLWTGDQVYERVGGFGVMETRDPELLVPSMQDYLRKWYLFGWATRDLTRRIPSVCMTDDHDMFHGNLWGCGGRPTDASLPMQGDASQDSGGYKMPARWVNMAQRVQTSHLPDPFDATPVEQNISVYYTHLVWGGISYAILEDRKWKSSPTVELPQAQIMNGFPKDPLWDPRKGNVPTAELLGQRQLDFLESWSADWSGGTWMKIAVSQTRFACLQTTPTGDPNDNLDPKLPILPVGEYPPNDWMMADHDSGGWPQHGRDDAIRKWRKGFAIHVSGDQHLGTTSHYGIDGFRDGVYDVCTPAISNLWPRRWFPAQPGKNVLPGTRNTGDYEDRFGNHITVLAVANPHQYSGGGLEGLRHRATGYSILKCNRQTREVEVTLWPRWVDPSSPGAKPYPGWPITVKQLDNGLHGAQWALEKITTPGQRDQVVQVRKEADGEIVYTVRMNGESFTPLVRGPGTYTVVAFDPDGGYRHEWKRLAAKKLEGR; from the coding sequence ATGGCTCGGCGAATTAACCGAAGATCGTTCCTGAAGAAGTCGAGCGGGGCCGCGCTGGGGGCGACAGCCGCTTCACTGCTGGGGCCGTCGCGGGCCGCTGGAGCGGCCGAGAACAGTTTCCACAGCTCCTGGCCGCAGCAGGCGGAGCGTCCTTGGGCTGGGCCCGAATACTGGACCAACCCGCTCCAGGATTGGCGCATCCGAGACGGCCGCCTGGAATGCGTCGGGGCAGGCGGTGACCGCAATGTGTTCCTTCTGACGCATGAGGTTTCCAGCCGGGAGGGGAGCCTGGCCATGGGCGTGAGGCTTGGCCGGTTGGAGAGCTCAGAAAGGCAGGAAGAGGGTTTCGCCGGATTCCGAGTGGGCATCAAGAGCTTCGTGGACGACTACCGCGCACGCGCCATCCACGGCCGCGGAATGAATGCGGGTGTGACGGCGGAAGGACAACTCTTCATTGGCGAAGTTGAGCAGTCAGCCCAGCGAGTACCCCTGGACCAGGAGTTACGTCTGAGTTTCGAAGCACGCCCGTCGGGCAGTCGTTACACCGTAACGCTCGGCGCGGAAGACGCGAAAGGGAAGAAACTGGCTCAAATCGCGCGGCAGGTTCCGGGCGAGTGGTTGGAAGGGGGCGTGGCGCTGGTATCGAGTTACGGAAAAGTCGAGCCGACGCCGAAGCCCCTGGGCAAGCTGACGGGTTACGCTTTCTATCCTCCAGGACAGGGGCGGGGCGGGAGCGTGCGCTTTTGGTTTACCGACTGGACGCTCGGTGGTACCAAGGTTGATGCGCACGAAGACCGCACCTTTGGACCTGTCCTTTTCGCGCTCTACACGGTAAGTCGGGGCGTGCTGAAGCTTTCCGCGCAGTGTCCGCCGATGGGCAACGCGCCCACGGAAATGCGGCTCGAAATTCGCAACGGCGGGAGCCGGTGGAAGACGATCGCGACGGCGGAGCTAGACCCCGACGCCTGGAATGCGGTGTTCCGCGTGGCCTCGTGGGACGACTCGAAAGACCATGCCTATCGGCTGCTTTACGCCATGCCAGATGCCAGCGGAAAACTTCAGCAACACACATACGAGGGAACGATCCGCAGGAATCCCCAGGGACAGAATGAGATCACCGTAGGTCTGCTGACCTGCGTGTGGGACATGGGCTTTCCGCATTCGGAGTTTGTCGAGTACTTGGGCTGGCACAAGCCGGACATCCTGCTCTGGACGGGCGATCAGGTTTACGAAAGGGTCGGCGGCTTCGGAGTGATGGAGACGCGCGATCCGGAACTGCTGGTTCCATCAATGCAGGACTACCTGCGAAAGTGGTATCTGTTCGGCTGGGCCACACGCGACCTGACGCGCCGCATTCCTTCGGTCTGCATGACCGACGACCACGACATGTTCCACGGGAACCTCTGGGGATGCGGCGGCAGGCCGACCGATGCGAGTCTGCCTATGCAGGGCGATGCGAGTCAGGACTCAGGCGGCTACAAGATGCCAGCACGCTGGGTAAATATGGCCCAGCGGGTTCAGACCTCGCATCTGCCCGATCCCTTTGATGCGACGCCGGTGGAGCAAAACATCTCGGTCTACTACACCCACCTTGTGTGGGGAGGAATCAGTTATGCCATTCTCGAAGACCGCAAATGGAAATCCTCCCCGACCGTGGAGTTGCCTCAGGCGCAGATCATGAACGGCTTTCCGAAGGACCCGCTATGGGATCCCCGAAAGGGCAATGTGCCCACGGCGGAACTGCTGGGGCAACGGCAGCTCGATTTTCTGGAGTCCTGGTCGGCGGACTGGAGTGGTGGAACGTGGATGAAAATAGCAGTCTCCCAGACACGATTCGCGTGTTTGCAGACTACTCCGACGGGTGATCCGAACGACAATCTCGATCCCAAGCTCCCGATCCTGCCCGTAGGTGAATACCCTCCGAACGACTGGATGATGGCCGATCACGACTCCGGCGGGTGGCCGCAGCATGGCCGCGACGACGCGATTCGCAAGTGGCGCAAAGGTTTTGCCATTCACGTATCTGGCGATCAGCACCTTGGAACAACATCGCATTACGGCATCGATGGTTTTCGCGACGGAGTCTATGACGTTTGCACACCGGCTATTTCAAACCTTTGGCCGCGTCGCTGGTTTCCGGCCCAGCCCGGAAAGAACGTCCTGCCCGGAACGCGGAATACAGGTGACTATGAAGACCGTTTTGGCAATCACATCACCGTGCTGGCTGTGGCCAATCCCCACCAATACTCTGGTGGAGGATTGGAGGGCCTGAGGCATCGGGCAACAGGTTATTCGATTCTGAAGTGCAACCGCCAGACGCGCGAGGTCGAGGTGACACTGTGGCCGCGCTGGGTGGATCCCTCTTCTCCGGGAGCAAAACCCTATCCGGGCTGGCCTATAACTGTCAAACAGCTTGACAACGGATTGCATGGCGCCCAGTGGGCATTGGAGAAGATTACAACTCCTGGCCAGCGGGACCAGGTTGTCCAGGTCCGGAAAGAAGCGGATGGGGAAATTGTTTACACGGTGCGGATGAACGGTGAATCCTTCACGCCACTGGTGCGCGGGCCTGGAACTTACACGGTGGTAGCGTTCGATCCCGATGGCGGCTACCGTCACGAGTGGAAGAGGCTGGCGGCAAAGAAGCTTGAAGGTCGCTAA
- a CDS encoding sugar phosphate isomerase/epimerase family protein, whose amino-acid sequence MKDLSRRGFMQAAAAAVVASAGSFQGALAAEPEPMRMGLLVSATSEPEKVMAQVRGFGIPTVHVSTSDFSSAMAERLRAALDDNGIEATALVSSGPGEQKYDLYDGPVTYGLVASPYRAQRVDHLKRASDFAKVLKIPVTFNQWGYIPEVPSDPLYEPTVKAVQEIAAHCKANGQIFVNETGQETPVTLLRTILDTGADNVKVVLDAANLILYGKGSPVDSLDVIGKYVIGVHAKDGFYPTNPRYLGRQVACGHGKVDWPRLIPGLKKLGYAGPITIEPVLGREQRDQEIREDMAYLKKLIAES is encoded by the coding sequence ATGAAGGACCTGAGCAGAAGAGGATTCATGCAGGCGGCAGCCGCGGCTGTTGTCGCGAGCGCCGGTAGTTTCCAAGGGGCGCTAGCTGCTGAGCCGGAGCCTATGCGGATGGGATTGCTGGTAAGCGCGACGAGCGAACCGGAAAAGGTGATGGCGCAAGTCCGGGGCTTCGGGATTCCCACGGTCCACGTAAGCACCTCAGACTTTTCCTCCGCCATGGCCGAGCGGCTGCGCGCGGCGCTCGATGACAATGGCATCGAGGCCACGGCTTTGGTTTCATCGGGGCCGGGCGAGCAGAAGTATGACCTCTATGACGGCCCCGTGACTTACGGGCTGGTAGCTTCGCCTTATCGGGCGCAGCGGGTTGACCATCTTAAGCGGGCCTCAGACTTTGCCAAGGTTCTGAAGATTCCGGTTACGTTCAACCAATGGGGTTATATTCCTGAAGTTCCAAGCGACCCGCTGTACGAACCCACAGTAAAGGCCGTCCAGGAGATCGCGGCGCACTGCAAGGCGAACGGTCAGATCTTTGTGAACGAGACAGGCCAGGAAACACCGGTGACCCTGCTCAGAACGATTCTTGACACCGGCGCGGACAACGTAAAGGTGGTTCTGGATGCAGCCAATCTTATCCTTTATGGAAAAGGCAGCCCCGTGGATTCGCTCGACGTGATTGGAAAGTACGTGATTGGCGTTCATGCCAAGGATGGATTTTATCCGACGAATCCCCGGTATCTGGGGCGCCAGGTTGCCTGCGGGCATGGCAAAGTGGACTGGCCGCGGCTGATCCCCGGCTTGAAAAAACTCGGGTATGCGGGACCCATCACCATTGAGCCAGTGCTGGGCCGGGAGCAACGCGATCAGGAAATCCGGGAAGATATGGCCTACCTGAAGAAGCTGATTGCGGAGAGTTGA
- a CDS encoding response regulator, with the protein MQAASKTRKVLLIESEPAAREVLQVLVDNLGCHGEVVEDGRQAMATVRSEDFDAVLLDLRSSAIPPEEVVSGIHHIRPSLVGRVLVITGEVDDQGTLELVERYFLLQIRRNRLSFDLAGRLRALLRIAPLRSPSLRID; encoded by the coding sequence ATGCAAGCTGCTTCCAAAACCCGCAAAGTACTTCTGATCGAGAGCGAGCCCGCGGCCAGGGAGGTCCTCCAGGTCTTGGTTGACAATCTGGGCTGCCACGGTGAAGTCGTGGAGGACGGGCGCCAGGCGATGGCCACGGTGCGGTCTGAGGACTTTGACGCGGTCCTGCTTGACCTGAGAAGTTCCGCAATACCGCCTGAGGAGGTGGTCTCAGGAATTCACCACATCCGGCCGAGCCTGGTGGGAAGGGTCCTGGTGATAACCGGTGAGGTTGATGACCAAGGGACCCTGGAGCTGGTTGAACGTTACTTCCTCCTTCAGATTCGGCGAAACCGGCTGAGTTTTGATCTGGCGGGGCGCCTGCGCGCGCTCCTGCGGATTGCTCCTCTGCGAAGCCCCAGCCTAAGGATCGATTAG
- a CDS encoding cytochrome P450, with amino-acid sequence MVTRPQQSSSSAKLPPGPSGRFLAGSAFELSRDWMGYLVKCAREYGDIVFFRFFGVSICLLVHPDFIEYVLATNPSNFEKSRDYRVLVYVMGEGLLTAEGEAWRRQRKLVQPAFHHENIEEYGKVMVDCAVRMLDGWEDNALHDVHQDMTHLTLEIVTRALFGATILERADAVARGLKSMMEEFTWHASISFITPEWLPLPVRRRLRRGIRQLDDVFYSIIRERRANPAGAGDLLGALLKLRHADGRPMSDRELRDEMMTLLLAGHETTAVSLSWAWYLLALNQQTETKLLGELKDVLGDREATVADIPRLRYTESVIKESMRLYPPAWGIGRRALSAFEVGGYRLPAGTNIFLMQWITQRHERFFPGPERFKPERWEGDSARDDNLPRFAYFPFGGGPRKCIGASFAMMEAVLILATVARRFHFELAPDARVEILPSLTLRPRFGIRMLAHKRQTTGR; translated from the coding sequence ATGGTAACCCGGCCGCAACAATCATCCTCTTCCGCAAAACTTCCTCCCGGACCGTCCGGCCGATTTCTTGCAGGCAGCGCCTTCGAGCTCTCGCGCGATTGGATGGGCTATCTGGTCAAATGCGCCCGTGAGTACGGTGATATTGTTTTCTTTAGGTTCTTTGGCGTTTCAATCTGTCTCCTTGTGCATCCTGACTTTATCGAATATGTTCTGGCGACCAACCCGTCCAATTTTGAAAAATCACGCGATTACCGGGTCCTGGTTTATGTAATGGGTGAGGGACTGTTGACCGCGGAAGGCGAGGCATGGCGGCGGCAACGAAAACTTGTGCAGCCAGCCTTTCACCATGAAAACATCGAGGAATATGGAAAAGTGATGGTGGATTGCGCGGTCCGGATGCTGGACGGCTGGGAAGATAATGCCTTGCACGACGTTCACCAGGACATGACACACCTCACCCTCGAAATCGTCACACGAGCGCTTTTTGGAGCAACCATCCTGGAGAGAGCGGATGCTGTTGCCCGGGGCCTGAAATCGATGATGGAGGAATTCACCTGGCACGCCAGCATCTCCTTCATCACGCCTGAGTGGCTTCCGCTTCCTGTCAGGCGGCGCCTGCGCCGCGGAATAAGACAGTTGGATGACGTTTTCTACTCCATCATCCGGGAGCGGCGCGCGAATCCGGCTGGCGCCGGCGACTTGCTCGGGGCCCTGCTCAAGTTGCGCCATGCGGACGGCCGCCCGATGAGCGACCGGGAGCTGCGGGACGAGATGATGACGCTGCTTCTTGCCGGCCATGAAACCACGGCGGTCAGCCTCTCCTGGGCCTGGTACCTCCTGGCACTCAACCAGCAGACGGAAACGAAGCTTTTGGGTGAATTGAAGGATGTTCTCGGCGACCGTGAAGCAACCGTCGCCGATATTCCGCGACTGCGTTATACAGAATCGGTCATCAAGGAATCCATGCGCCTTTATCCTCCGGCCTGGGGCATCGGGCGCAGGGCGCTGTCGGCATTTGAGGTCGGCGGTTACCGCCTGCCTGCTGGAACCAATATCTTTCTAATGCAGTGGATAACGCAGCGGCACGAGCGGTTTTTTCCTGGTCCCGAACGTTTCAAGCCCGAACGATGGGAGGGCGATTCCGCGCGCGACGATAATCTTCCGCGTTTTGCATACTTTCCTTTCGGTGGCGGTCCTCGCAAGTGCATTGGCGCTTCGTTTGCCATGATGGAGGCCGTGCTTATTCTGGCAACGGTGGCGAGGCGGTTCCATTTTGAACTCGCGCCGGATGCACGGGTCGAAATCCTGCCTTCCCTCACTCTGAGGCCGCGCTTCGGAATTAGAATGCTTGCCCACAAGCGGCAAACGACCGGCAGGTGA